One segment of Primulina tabacum isolate GXHZ01 chromosome 14, ASM2559414v2, whole genome shotgun sequence DNA contains the following:
- the LOC142523790 gene encoding uncharacterized protein LOC142523790, producing the protein MSLRQGYLSVAEFIRRFDQGCNFVPLIARDAAKKLRYFIDGLRPSIRRDVMLMRPATYDAATVCPFQAEHALRDIDVEMQRKATQESGSTEAHFKKPGQQRPPRAPGAPKLEEKQPCKQCSRFQFGKCTWGIFKSFICKDEGHKAANCPRNNGLTISRAYVMHAEEAEAEPDSTMIIGIATYSLLDSGATHSFIFETLSSDLVIVPEAMDLGFRVSIHSGDQMFTSRIVRNMELRLQKNVVQADMIVLLVPEFDIILGIDWLSSNEASIDFRRRSVSVRPPSEKSFIFEAARNKQMTHIISCICARKLMKRGYQSFLDSIVTLSEPVSQRLEDVEVIRDFSSVFLEDVSGIPPDREVNFSIELMLRTVPISKALYRLAPTEMKKLKDHIQDLLDKGAKGPTVREADVPKAAFRTRYGHYEFMRGAQSALDDNTTDFEGQTVVCQVSKCEFWLDRVAFLGHIISRDGVEVDPSKVEAVRDLPVPKSVTEILSFLELAGYYRKFIQGFSSIAVPMTTLTKKNAKFNWGSDCQESSEKLKQALTSAPVLSMPSGQGQYVLYIDALQLGLGTVLMHHDKVMAYASRLLKVHEKNYPTHTLELAAKELNMRRRRWLELVKDYDCDIIFHPCNDALSRKIAVIAQLSVQRPLQTEIQRFKLAIYARGDAPNL; encoded by the exons ATGAGTCTACGACAGGGATATTTGTCTGTTGCTGAGTTTATCAGGAGGTTCGATCAGGGCTGTaactttgtgccccttattgcgAGAGATGCAGCTAAGAAGCTGAGGTACTTCATCGATGGCCTCAGACCCAGCATACGCCGGGATGTCATGTTGATGAGACCGGCTACTTACGATGCTGCCACTGTTTGTCCCTTTCAGGCAGAGCATGCCCTGAGGGATATTGACGTGGAGATGCAGCGGAA GGCCACCCAGGAATCAGGGTCAACAGAAGCCCATTTCAAGAAACCGGGGCAACAGAGGCCACCACGGGCTCCAGGGGCCCCCAAGCTAGAAGAGAAACAACCCTGCAAGCAATGCAGCCGATTCCAGTTCGGTAAGTGCACATGGGGGATATTCAAGTCATTTATCTGCAAGGATGAGGGCCACAAAGCTGCAAACTGCCCTAGGAACAATGGCCTTACTATTAGTAGAGCCTACgttatgcatgccgaggaggcggAGGCGGAGCCAGACTCGACAATGATCATTG GTATAGCCACATATTCACTGCTAGAttccggagctacacattcatttatattCGAGACTTTGTCAAGTGACTTGGTTATCGTACCAGAGGCCATGGATTTGGGTTTCAGAGTTTCGATTCATTCTGGAGATCAGATGTTTACATCGAGGATAGTGAGGAATATGGAGCTTCGTTTGCAGAAAAATGTTGTTCAGGCAGACATGATTGTGCTACTGGTGcctgagtttgacatcattctgggtatAGACTGGCTTTCATCAAATGAagcttcgatagatttccgACGGAGGTCAGTATCTGTTCGACCGCCTAGCGAgaaatcttttatttttgaggCAGCAAGGAACAAGCAGATGACGCACATAATTTCTTGTATCTGTGcgagaaaactgatgaagagaggCTACCAATCATTTCTAGATAGTATTGTGACATTGTCTgagccagtcagtcagaggctagaggaTGTCGAGGTGATCAGGGATTTTTCCAGTGTCTTTCTAGAggatgtttcaggcattccaccagatcGAGAGGTGAACTTTTCCATTGAGCTGATGCTACGTACAGTGCCGATTTCTAAGGCActctatcgtctagcacctacAGAGATGAAAAAGTTGAAGGATCACATTCAAGACTTGCTggacaagg gagctaagggccccacagtgAGAGAGGCTGATGTTCCCAAGGCAGCTTTCAGGACgcgatatgggcactatgagtttatg agaggagcacagtcagcacttgaTGACAACACTACAGACTTTGAAGGACAGACAGTTGTATGCCAagtcagcaagtgtgagttctggctggACAGAGTGGCATTCCTGGGCCACATAATTTCCAGAGATGGAGTTGaggttgatcccagcaaggtcgaggcagtcagagatttgCCAGTGCCTAAAAGTGTGACCGAGATCCTTAGTTTCTTGGAATTGGCTGGGtattacaggaagtttattcagggcttttcttctattgcggtgccCATGACcaccttgacgaagaagaatgccaaattcAATTGGGGATCAGATTGCCAGGAAAGTTCTGAAAAGCTGAAGCAAGCATTGACTTCAGCGCCAGTTCtatctatgccatcagggcaagggcaGTATGTACTATATATAGATGCTTTGCAACTCGGTTTGGGCACAGTTCTGATGCATCATGACAAAGTGATGGCCTATGCGTCCAGACTattgaaggttcatgagaagaattacccgactcataCCCTCGAGTTGGCAGCA aaagagctgaatatgagaagACGGAGATGGTTAGaactagtgaaggactatgattgcgacATTATCTTCCATCCGTGTAACGACGCACTAAGTAGGAAGATTGCAGTGATTGCACAATTGTCTGTACAGAGACCATTGCAGACAGAGATCCAGAGATTTAAGCTTGCAATTTATGCTAGGGGTGATGCTCCTAATCTGTAA